In Gossypium arboreum isolate Shixiya-1 chromosome 5, ASM2569848v2, whole genome shotgun sequence, a single genomic region encodes these proteins:
- the LOC108451474 gene encoding uncharacterized protein LOC108451474 yields the protein MIEEKIRGIQGPSGSFGGSEKKVKFDGSVRAKGCEAFLAYIGVSDSEGYSVKGIRTVKDFPDVFPDELPGLPPSREVEFGIELLPGIAPVSISPYRMAPKEMVELKAQIQELLDQGFIRPSVSPWEVSSRSEGVLVIFSCQNRFLITRFKVPWIMQLFSKRGCGQPSINIIDELNFIRGLRQSVVAVLFGTKY from the exons ATGATAGAGGAAAAAATAAGAGGGATTCAGGGTCCCTCAGGTTCATTTGGTGGGTCTGAAAAGAAGGTCAAGTTTGATGGTTCAGTCCGAGCTAAG ggttgtgaggcgtttCTAGCTTACATTGGTGTATCTGATTCTGAGGGTTATTCGGTCAAAGGTATTAGAACTGTTAAGGAttttcctgatgtatttcctgatGAACTCCCTGGGTTGCCTCCTAGCCGTGAGgtcgagtttggtattgagctcctACCAGGAATAGCTCCAGTGTCCATCtccccttataggatggcaccgaaagagaTGGTGGAGTTaaaagctcaaattcaagaaCTATTGGACCAAGGGTTCATTCGAcccagtgtgtctccatggg AAGTTTCCTCGAGAAGTGAAGGAGTTTTGGTGATATTTAGCTGTCAAAATCGTTTTCTTATCACTCGATTTAAG GTTCCCTGGATAATGCAGCTTTTTAGCAAAAGAGGGTGTGGCCAGCCTTCGATTAACATTATTGATGAGTTAAACTTCATTCGTGGATTAAGGCAAAGTGTTGTTGCTGTTCTTTTTGGGACTAAGTATTAG